A part of Leptospira inadai serovar Lyme str. 10 genomic DNA contains:
- the gshAB gene encoding bifunctional glutamate--cysteine ligase GshA/glutathione synthetase GshB, producing the protein MQPLKIQLEPGRKLDPEEFILKDFADLEISTQIIIRDALNRGLTVEVLDRASHFLRISGKGVTRLVKEASKTDLDSYMTFLVMENKTVTKLVLAEKGIRVPIGTSVLKKEDGIDYYKLNSGKRMVVKPVTTNFGIGITILPPQSPESIVEKALETALSFAETAIIEEFAEGQEYRFLVVGAECVAVCNRVPANVVGDGIRSVQELLIEKNQDPRRGIGHVTPLEKIRLEEIELNVLAEQGKAPTTIPQPGETVYLRRNSNISTGGDSIDVTDSTHPAYKKIAVDAAAAVKAKICGVDIIVQNLEREGDYRVLELNFNPVLYIHNFPYRGKNRDVGNKILNLLGF; encoded by the coding sequence ATGCAACCATTGAAGATCCAACTAGAACCGGGCCGGAAATTAGATCCCGAAGAATTTATTCTAAAAGACTTTGCAGATCTGGAAATTTCCACGCAGATCATTATAAGAGATGCACTGAATCGCGGTTTGACTGTTGAAGTCCTAGATCGGGCCAGTCATTTTCTTCGAATTTCCGGGAAGGGCGTGACGCGTCTAGTTAAGGAAGCCTCGAAAACCGATTTGGATTCGTATATGACCTTTCTGGTCATGGAAAATAAGACGGTAACAAAGCTGGTGCTGGCCGAAAAGGGAATTCGTGTACCGATCGGAACAAGCGTTCTAAAGAAAGAAGATGGTATCGATTATTATAAATTGAATTCCGGAAAACGAATGGTAGTGAAACCGGTGACTACGAATTTCGGAATCGGAATCACGATTTTACCTCCGCAATCGCCCGAATCAATCGTAGAAAAAGCCCTGGAAACTGCCCTGTCTTTCGCCGAAACTGCGATCATCGAGGAATTCGCCGAAGGTCAGGAATATCGATTTTTAGTCGTCGGGGCAGAGTGTGTCGCCGTATGCAATCGAGTTCCTGCGAATGTCGTCGGTGACGGAATTCGGAGTGTCCAAGAGTTATTGATCGAAAAAAATCAAGACCCCCGACGAGGGATCGGTCATGTTACCCCTCTGGAAAAGATTCGCCTGGAAGAAATTGAACTAAACGTATTGGCGGAACAGGGGAAAGCCCCAACTACGATTCCGCAGCCGGGGGAAACGGTTTATTTACGACGGAATTCCAATATCAGTACCGGAGGAGATTCCATCGACGTTACGGATTCTACTCATCCGGCCTATAAGAAAATCGCAGTGGATGCGGCCGCAGCTGTGAAAGCTAAAATTTGCGGGGTCGATATTATCGTTCAGAATTTGGAACGGGAAGGCGACTACAGAGTTCTAGAATTGAACTTTAACCCGGTATTATATATTCATAATTTTCCGTACCGGGGCAAGAACCGAGACGTAGGAAATAAGATCCTAAATCTGTTGGGCTTTTGA
- a CDS encoding glutathione S-transferase N-terminal domain-containing protein, which translates to MKLYQFLTCPYCAYVRDEFSKLGLEVGKDFELVEASRGTAGREEVVQLGGLSQVPFLVDGDIKMYESRDIVDYVRSKPKISKAQQI; encoded by the coding sequence ATGAAGCTCTACCAGTTCCTAACCTGCCCTTATTGCGCGTACGTGAGAGACGAATTCTCTAAACTCGGTTTGGAAGTTGGAAAGGATTTTGAACTGGTAGAGGCCAGTCGAGGAACCGCCGGACGAGAGGAAGTCGTGCAATTGGGAGGTTTAAGTCAGGTTCCTTTTTTAGTCGATGGGGATATCAAAATGTACGAATCCAGAGATATCGTCGATTACGTCCGTAGTAAGCCGAAAATCTCAAAAGCCCAACAGATTTAG
- the grxD gene encoding Grx4 family monothiol glutaredoxin — MDQILKEKIQGLIDSKRIFLFMKGTPEAPMCGFSAGVTNVLRSLGVDFGSFNVLSDQSVREGIKEFANWPTIPQLYIEGEFIGGHDIVVELSRNGELQKKIGIPA, encoded by the coding sequence ATGGACCAAATACTCAAAGAAAAAATCCAAGGACTAATCGATTCTAAGCGGATCTTCCTGTTTATGAAAGGAACTCCCGAGGCTCCGATGTGCGGCTTTTCCGCAGGAGTGACGAATGTTCTGCGCAGCTTAGGAGTCGATTTCGGATCTTTCAATGTTCTTTCCGACCAAAGCGTTAGGGAAGGTATTAAGGAATTTGCAAATTGGCCGACGATCCCGCAATTATATATCGAGGGAGAATTCATCGGTGGTCACGATATCGTCGTGGAACTTTCGCGTAACGGAGAATTGCAAAAGAAAATAGGAATTCCCGCCTAA
- a CDS encoding BolA/IbaG family iron-sulfur metabolism protein: MTIEEIRDKIQTGLPGSSVEILDPYRDGVHIKAIVKYPGFEGKSMIEQHRMVYATLQEELKEEVHALAIETKIS, from the coding sequence ATGACAATCGAAGAAATTCGCGATAAAATCCAGACCGGTCTCCCGGGATCATCCGTAGAAATCCTGGACCCGTACCGAGACGGAGTGCATATCAAGGCAATTGTGAAATATCCCGGGTTCGAAGGTAAATCTATGATAGAACAGCATCGAATGGTATATGCGACTCTACAGGAAGAACTCAAAGAAGAAGTGCATGCACTTGCGATAGAAACGAAAATTTCATAG
- a CDS encoding BolA family protein: MVDSVEEIEFILRSTFSPSVLEVEDFSAEHAGHGGNPEGLARGTHIRIKIVSESFREKSLLAQHREIYSVLNPILQSKGIHALELKTAAP; this comes from the coding sequence ATGGTAGATTCGGTCGAAGAAATTGAATTCATACTCCGCAGCACCTTTTCACCATCGGTCCTCGAAGTGGAAGATTTCTCGGCGGAACACGCGGGTCACGGCGGAAATCCGGAAGGGCTTGCGAGAGGAACCCATATTCGCATCAAAATCGTTTCGGAATCGTTTCGAGAAAAGAGTCTCCTGGCTCAACACCGAGAAATATATTCCGTTTTAAATCCCATTCTTCAATCGAAAGGAATCCATGCATTGGAGCTAAAGACTGCGGCCCCTTAG